A genomic stretch from Ictalurus punctatus breed USDA103 chromosome 2, Coco_2.0, whole genome shotgun sequence includes:
- the LOC108280414 gene encoding inositol 1,4,5-trisphosphate receptor-interacting protein-like 2 — MSVYTLNLRVFWLLVTCVLGVLLLLHHFLPRGSDERSDGCSDQGTGSIPLIKYVFAFALCYFFIRYCSSQPGTTKRSFHAVAGRPTGPKREVLEEHFERHVRLSPHVLGHSKAHVAKLVSELVRVGRADVLPESSLAFRGDFVQIGSSYEEHKVGSPDCFDILVPLRLPRGLKLEPCSHGNSLGGAPLVTLETPRKEEWPRRHKAFTDAYLRSNGSPGMYRLSPDSVMRWFYCASQRCLSTVRYPFDQRCLLSLSLSEGQRVQLHLTPRSDYVCCHISMGVRLIPALPLGDSAFLVASPGAQRSEDLWTVYFPKQEQKLLGWLKAKLPASSCHLKCLQLLKEVRDLGGQTLDQQAGAEWKGVLSSYVLKTAWLRLLLSTPFEAWEDRHLMDRMEDLLRFLRDGLQTRSLRHLLLGGDKGLLPESVALPKIVKETVPSNMWAEFSAGSLDLVSARLSYSWTHLPRLIRLGRPQRTTLGRGVRCKHVDAE; from the coding sequence ATGAGTGTGTACACGCTAAACCTCAGGGTTTTCTGGCTTCTGGTCACTTGCGTCCTCGGCGTCCTGCTGCTGCTTCATCATTTCCTCCCACGAGGATCCGACGAGCGGTCCGATGGCTGCTCCGATCAGGGAACCGGATCCATCCCGCTCATCAAGTACGTCTTCGCCTTTGCACTGTGTTATTTCTTCATCAGGTACTGCTCGTCTCAGCCTGGGACTACTAAACGAAGCTTTCACGCGGTTGCTGGAAGACCCACGGGTCCTAAAAGGGAGGTGTTGGAGGAGCACTTCGAGAGACATGTGCGCCTTTCTCCGCACGTTCTCGGCCACAGCAAGGCTCACGTGGCGAAGCTGGTGAGCGAACTGGTGCGAGTCGGACGGGCCGATGTTCTTCCCGAGTCCTCTCTGGCTTTCCGCGGGGACTTTGTTCAGATCGGGAGCTCGTACGAGGAGCACAAAGTGGGCTCGCCGGATTGTTTTGACATCCTGGTCCCGCTCAGGCTTCCCCGAGGGCTCAAATTGGAGCCGTGCAGCCACGGTAACAGCCTCGGCGGTGCACCACTGGTCACTCTGGAGACGCCGCGTAAGGAGGAATGGCCACGGCGCCACAAAGCCTTCACAGATGCCTACTTGCGGTCAAACGGTTCACCGGGAATGTACAGGCTGAGTCCGGACTCGGTGATGCGCTGGTTTTACTGCGCGTCCCAGCGCTGCCTGTCTACCGTACGGTACCCATTCGATCAGCGCTGCTTACTCAGTCTTTCTCTCAGTGAGGGACAGCGCGTACAGCTGCACCTCACACCGCGATCCGACTACGTCTGCTGTCACATCTCCATGGGCGTTCGCCTCATCCCGGCACTTCCTCTGGGTGACTCCGCCTTCTTGGTCGCGTCCCCCGGAGCTCAGCGTTCGGAGGACCTTTGGACGGTTTACTTCCCGAAGCAGGAGCAGAAGCTCCTTGGATGGTTGAAAGCCAAACTCCCCGCCAGCTCCTGCCATCTAAAGTGCCTTCAGCTGCTCAAGGAAGTGCGGGACCTCGGCGGGCAAACGTTAGACCAACAAGCAGGAGCTGAGTGGAAAGGAGTTCTGTCGTCCTATGTTCTGAAAACCGCGTGGCTACGTCTCCTTCTCAGCACGCCGTTCGAGGCCTGGGAAGACCGCCACCTGATGGACAGGATGGAAGACCTGCTGCGTTTTCTAAGAGACGGGCTACAAACCAGGAGTCTCCGCCATCTCCTTCTCGGCGGCGACAAAGGTCTTCTACCCGAATCCGTCGCTTTGCCGAAGATCGTCAAGGAAACCGTGCCGTCTAACATGTGGGCCGAATTCAGCGCCGGATCTCTGGACCTGGTCAGTGCCCGGCTGTCCTACTCCTGGACTCATCTGCCTCGTTTAATCCGTCTCGGCCGTCCGCAAAGGACGACTCTGGGACGAGGGGTTCGCTGTAAGCACGTTGACGCTGAATAG